Proteins from a single region of Amycolatopsis sp. CA-230715:
- a CDS encoding glycosyltransferase 87 family protein codes for MHRYRAVVVFLVLEIAVLGAVLLLRGFPGMDLEVYLGGARALAADGDPYLGKVLTSQGVHLPFTYTPFAAAVFLLGTLTPLKLTLIAMNVASIIGLGIVVYLVQVADGRRRRTAAAVALVAQLGAALIEPVLATLNYGQGNVFLMLAVVADVLVPWRRWPRGVLVGLAAAVKLTPLVFCLFFLLRKDFRSLARTLGTFAGAGAVMWLVAPEASAKYWLHLMSDTTRMGDLWFVSNQSLRGLLARAGMGLTTSTTLVWAALAVCALVLATGAITAALRAGRLPLALVSCAQLGLLVSPVSWTHHWVWCAPAVVLLAWSARTRWTTDPFAARVLAAVSALATILFLTGLPWLKPFPAGSVFSWLGAESYVLFGTLLLATVWWASARESAAKGLRDEPPGGGERLVAESAG; via the coding sequence GTGCACCGATATCGCGCTGTCGTCGTGTTCCTCGTGCTCGAGATCGCTGTTCTCGGTGCGGTCCTGCTGCTGCGCGGGTTCCCCGGCATGGACCTGGAGGTCTACCTCGGCGGGGCGCGCGCGCTCGCCGCCGACGGCGACCCGTACCTCGGGAAGGTCCTCACCTCGCAGGGCGTGCACCTGCCGTTCACCTACACCCCGTTCGCCGCGGCGGTGTTCCTGCTCGGCACCCTCACCCCGCTGAAGCTCACCCTGATCGCGATGAACGTCGCCTCGATCATCGGGCTCGGGATCGTGGTGTACCTGGTGCAGGTCGCCGATGGCAGGCGCCGTCGCACCGCGGCAGCCGTCGCGCTCGTGGCCCAGCTCGGCGCGGCGCTCATCGAACCGGTGCTGGCCACGCTCAACTACGGCCAGGGCAACGTCTTCCTGATGCTCGCGGTCGTCGCCGACGTGCTCGTGCCGTGGCGGCGGTGGCCGCGCGGGGTCCTGGTCGGGCTCGCCGCCGCGGTCAAGCTGACACCGCTGGTGTTCTGCCTGTTCTTCTTGCTGCGCAAGGACTTCCGCTCACTCGCGCGGACGCTCGGCACGTTCGCCGGTGCCGGGGCGGTGATGTGGCTGGTGGCGCCGGAGGCGTCGGCGAAGTACTGGCTGCACCTGATGTCGGACACCACGCGCATGGGCGATCTGTGGTTCGTCAGCAACCAGTCGCTGCGCGGCCTGCTCGCGCGCGCGGGCATGGGCCTGACCACCTCGACGACGCTCGTGTGGGCGGCGTTGGCCGTGTGCGCGCTGGTCCTCGCGACCGGGGCGATCACCGCCGCGCTGCGCGCGGGACGGCTCCCGCTGGCGCTGGTGAGCTGCGCGCAGCTGGGGCTGCTGGTTTCGCCGGTGTCGTGGACGCACCACTGGGTGTGGTGCGCGCCCGCGGTCGTCCTGCTCGCGTGGTCGGCGCGCACCCGCTGGACCACCGATCCGTTCGCGGCGAGGGTCCTCGCCGCGGTGTCCGCGCTCGCCACGATCCTGTTCCTCACCGGGCTGCCGTGGCTGAAGCCGTTCCCCGCGGGCTCGGTGTTCTCGTGGCTGGGCGCCGAAAGCTACGTCCTGTTCGGAACGCTCTTGCTCGCCACCGTGTGGTGGGCGTCCGCGCGCGAGAGCGCCGCGAAAGGACTCCGCGACGAGCCGCCCGGTGGCGGAGAGCGGCTCGTCGCGGAATCAGCGGG
- a CDS encoding branched-chain amino acid aminotransferase, whose amino-acid sequence MHDFPLRPAENALPAAERAAALADPGFGRTFTDHMATATWTPEQGWHDRAVTALAPFSLHPSAAVLHYAQEIFEGLKAYRHADGGVRLFRPELNARRFAASARRLALPELPEEAFLRSVEQLVRADEAWVPDGSDERSLYLRPYMFASEAFLGVRPAAEIRYAVIASPAGAYFPAGVAGVTLWISTAYTRAAAGGTGAAKCGGNYAGGLAAQLEAKRHGCDQVLYLDSAHRSKLEESGTMNLCLVTEDRRLVTPGLGTILEGVTRDSVLALAEEHGLTPVERSVDLAELRAGEFTEVFATGTAAVITPIVGFRDEEGETVIGDGEPGKTTLALREHLLDLQYGRIEDTRGWLRRVT is encoded by the coding sequence ATGCACGACTTTCCCCTTCGCCCCGCCGAAAACGCCCTTCCGGCGGCCGAGCGCGCCGCCGCGCTGGCCGATCCCGGGTTCGGCAGGACGTTCACCGACCACATGGCGACCGCCACCTGGACCCCCGAGCAGGGCTGGCACGACCGCGCGGTGACGGCGCTGGCGCCGTTTTCCCTGCACCCGAGCGCGGCCGTGCTGCACTACGCGCAAGAGATCTTCGAGGGCCTCAAGGCCTACCGGCACGCCGACGGCGGCGTCCGGTTGTTCCGGCCGGAGCTGAACGCGCGCCGGTTCGCCGCCTCCGCGCGCAGGCTCGCCCTGCCCGAACTGCCCGAGGAAGCGTTCCTGCGCAGCGTCGAGCAGCTCGTGCGCGCCGACGAGGCCTGGGTTCCCGACGGCTCCGACGAGCGCAGCCTGTACCTGCGGCCGTACATGTTCGCCAGCGAGGCGTTCCTCGGTGTGCGCCCGGCGGCTGAGATCCGGTACGCGGTGATCGCGAGCCCGGCCGGTGCCTACTTCCCGGCGGGCGTCGCCGGGGTGACGCTGTGGATCAGCACCGCGTACACGCGCGCGGCGGCGGGCGGCACCGGCGCGGCCAAGTGCGGCGGCAACTACGCCGGTGGGCTGGCCGCCCAGCTGGAGGCGAAGCGGCACGGCTGCGACCAGGTGCTCTACCTGGACAGCGCGCACCGTTCGAAGCTCGAGGAATCGGGCACGATGAACCTGTGCCTGGTCACCGAGGACCGCCGCCTGGTCACGCCCGGCCTCGGCACCATCCTCGAAGGCGTGACGCGCGACAGCGTGCTCGCCCTCGCGGAGGAACACGGCCTGACGCCCGTCGAACGGTCCGTCGATCTGGCGGAACTGCGCGCGGGCGAGTTCACCGAGGTGTTCGCGACCGGCACCGCGGCGGTGATCACCCCGATCGTCGGCTTCCGCGACGAAGAGGGCGAAACCGTGATCGGCGACGGCGAGCCGGGGAAGACCACGCTCGCCCTGCGCGAGCACCTGCTCGACCTTCAGTACGGCCGCATCGAGGACACCAGGGGCTGGCTCCGCCGCGTGACCTGA
- a CDS encoding YciI family protein — translation MYIALQKYLEPEIEVDYSLAEHMIWLRKQFERGIFVAAGKCTTDSGRVILVRPLGQDKLRAILATDPLVLRHLARYELVEFSPTRTADDLLGINEALAS, via the coding sequence ATGTACATAGCCTTGCAGAAATACCTCGAACCGGAGATCGAAGTCGACTACTCACTCGCCGAACACATGATCTGGTTACGAAAGCAGTTCGAAAGGGGGATTTTCGTCGCTGCCGGAAAATGTACCACGGATTCCGGGAGGGTTATTCTCGTCCGCCCGCTCGGCCAGGACAAGCTCCGCGCCATCCTGGCCACCGACCCGCTCGTGCTCCGGCACCTGGCGCGCTACGAGCTCGTCGAGTTCTCACCGACCAGGACCGCGGACGACCTGCTCGGCATCAACGAGGCGCTCGCCTCCTGA
- the lepB gene encoding signal peptidase I gives MVEPLSQHASQNEPEPDEQAAPRSGRRRKAKKQRSFWVELPILIVIALVLAFVFQQFFAKVYTIPSGSMESTLHGCTGCYGDKILVDKLVYDFTEPTPGEVVVFKGPEPWVKNEALPEPSSNAFVRFLHTVGSAFGLAPPDERDFVKRVIATAGQTVQCCDAKNRVVVDGKALDEPYLHWQSPSHQQQDTFPPITVPPNSLFVLGDNRNNSCDSRCQGDKRLGGMVPVENVIGKARIIVLPPSRWGGVSDHNPQEKAQSTTVAAGLSAPSWQQGIPIGFGAIAAWPVLAGGRRLFSGVRDKVKSKR, from the coding sequence GTGGTCGAACCCCTCTCCCAGCACGCTTCCCAGAACGAACCCGAACCCGACGAGCAGGCCGCGCCGCGCTCGGGCAGGCGCCGCAAGGCGAAGAAACAGCGCTCGTTCTGGGTCGAACTGCCGATCCTGATCGTGATCGCGCTCGTACTGGCGTTCGTGTTCCAGCAGTTCTTCGCGAAGGTCTACACCATCCCGTCGGGCTCGATGGAGAGCACGCTGCACGGCTGTACCGGCTGCTACGGCGACAAGATCCTGGTCGACAAGCTCGTCTACGACTTCACCGAGCCGACGCCCGGCGAGGTGGTCGTGTTCAAGGGCCCCGAACCGTGGGTGAAGAACGAGGCGCTGCCGGAGCCGTCGTCCAACGCGTTCGTCCGGTTCCTGCACACCGTGGGTTCGGCGTTCGGGCTCGCGCCGCCGGACGAGCGCGACTTCGTCAAGCGCGTGATCGCGACGGCTGGCCAGACCGTCCAGTGCTGCGACGCGAAGAACCGCGTGGTGGTGGACGGCAAGGCGCTCGACGAGCCGTACCTGCACTGGCAATCCCCGTCGCACCAGCAGCAGGACACGTTCCCGCCGATCACGGTGCCGCCGAATTCCTTGTTCGTGCTCGGGGACAACCGGAACAATTCGTGCGATTCGCGATGCCAGGGCGACAAGCGGCTGGGCGGCATGGTGCCGGTGGAGAACGTGATCGGAAAGGCGCGGATCATCGTGCTGCCGCCGAGCAGGTGGGGCGGGGTCAGTGATCACAATCCGCAGGAGAAGGCCCAGTCGACGACGGTGGCGGCTGGCCTGAGCGCGCCGTCGTGGCAGCAGGGAATTCCGATCGGGTTCGGCGCGATCGCGGCGTGGCCGGTGCTGGCAGGCGGGCGGAGGCTGTTTTCCGGGGTGCGCGACAAAGTCAAGTCGAAGCGGTGA
- the metH gene encoding methionine synthase, whose translation MAGTASGEKALRELLDQRVVVLDGGWGTMLQNAGLTPADYRGDRFGEHPKDVTGDPDLLNLTRPDVILDVHRQYLAAGADVTTTNTFTATSVGQADYGLESLVREMNLRAAELARQAADEAGGRFVAGSIGPLNVTLSLSPRVEDPAYRAVSFDQVHAAYAEQIEALAEGGVDVLLVETIFDTLNAKAAISAAREVAPHLPLWISVTIVDLSGRTLSGQTVEAFWRSIEHASPLVVGLNCSLGAEEMRPHVAELSRLATTYTACYPNAGLPNAFGGYDQTPGEMGQLLGDFAASGMANIVGGCCGTTPEHISAIASAVSGAATRPVPAPAARTRFSGLEPWEMTEDTGFAMIGERTNVTGSARFRRLIEADDHQAAVDVALEQVRGGANVLDVNMDADLLDSERAMTTFLNLIATEPEVARIPIMIDSSKWTVLEAGLKCVQGKGIVNSISLKEGEGPFLEQARRIRDYGAGVVVMAFDEQGQADTADRKVEICARAYDLLTSEAGFPAEDIVFDPNVLAVATGISEHNGYAKAFLDALPRIKQRCPGAHTSGGISNLSFSFRGNNVVREAMHSAFLFHAVKAGLDMGIVNAGQLAVYQDIPADLLELVEDVLFDRRPDATDRLVTFAETVSGKGTRREVDLSWRDAPVAERLSHALVHGIVDFIEDDTEEARQSLARPLEVIEGPLMDGMKIVGDLFGAGKMFLPQVVKSARVMKRSVAYLEPFMEEEKEQARLAGTLVSGHGNGKVVLATVKGDVHDIGKNIVGVVLGCNNYEVIDLGVMVPAAKILDTAVAENADVIGLSGLITPSLDEMVNVAGEMQRRGLKRPLLIGGATTSRQHTAVRIAPAYDATTVHVLDASRVVGVVSDLLDPERADGLDVANRAEQERLREQHANRQQRALLTYDQARANPERVPFDELPTPEFTGVRTVRPALTELREMIDWQFFFLAWELKGKYPAILDQPVARELFDEGNALLDEIIEKGQFRAEGAYGFWPAHSDGDDILLENGVGFPMLRQQTEKPTGRPNRCLADYVAPRGDHLGGFAVAIHGAEELAARYEAEHDDYKAIMVKALADRLAEAFAEYLHLRARREWFEPGAEPALEDLHAERFRGIRPALGYPASPDHSLKQELFDLLDAGAIGMELTTSFAMTPAASVSGLIFAHPGSRYFTVGRLGRDQIEDYAKRRGLDITEVERWLRPNLAYEPEGGTS comes from the coding sequence GTGGCCGGCACGGCGAGCGGCGAGAAGGCCCTGCGGGAGCTTCTGGACCAGCGGGTTGTGGTCCTCGACGGCGGGTGGGGCACCATGCTCCAGAACGCCGGGCTCACCCCGGCGGACTACCGCGGCGACCGGTTCGGCGAGCACCCCAAGGACGTCACCGGCGACCCCGACCTGCTGAACCTCACGCGCCCCGACGTGATCCTCGACGTGCACCGCCAGTACCTCGCCGCGGGCGCGGACGTCACCACCACCAACACCTTCACCGCCACCAGCGTCGGCCAGGCCGACTACGGGCTGGAGTCCCTGGTCAGGGAGATGAACCTGCGCGCCGCCGAACTCGCGCGGCAGGCCGCGGACGAGGCGGGCGGGCGGTTCGTGGCGGGGTCCATCGGGCCGCTCAACGTGACCCTTTCGCTGTCGCCGCGGGTCGAGGACCCGGCTTACCGCGCGGTGTCCTTCGACCAGGTCCACGCCGCCTACGCGGAGCAGATCGAGGCGCTCGCCGAGGGCGGTGTCGACGTGCTGCTCGTCGAGACGATCTTCGACACGCTCAACGCGAAGGCGGCGATCTCGGCCGCCCGCGAGGTCGCGCCGCACCTGCCGCTGTGGATCTCGGTGACGATCGTCGACCTGAGCGGGCGCACACTGTCCGGGCAGACCGTCGAGGCGTTCTGGCGCTCCATCGAGCACGCTTCCCCGCTGGTGGTCGGCCTGAACTGCTCGCTCGGCGCCGAGGAGATGCGGCCGCACGTCGCGGAGCTGTCCCGGCTCGCGACCACCTACACCGCGTGCTACCCCAACGCGGGCCTGCCGAACGCCTTCGGCGGCTACGACCAGACCCCCGGCGAAATGGGGCAGCTGCTCGGCGACTTCGCCGCGTCCGGGATGGCGAACATCGTCGGCGGCTGCTGCGGGACCACCCCGGAGCACATCTCCGCGATCGCCTCGGCGGTGTCCGGCGCCGCGACCCGCCCGGTACCGGCACCGGCGGCGCGCACGCGGTTCAGCGGGCTCGAGCCGTGGGAGATGACCGAGGACACCGGGTTCGCGATGATCGGGGAGCGCACCAACGTCACCGGTTCCGCCCGGTTCCGCAGGCTGATCGAAGCCGACGACCACCAGGCCGCCGTCGACGTCGCGCTGGAGCAGGTCCGCGGCGGCGCGAACGTGCTCGACGTCAACATGGACGCCGACCTGCTCGACAGCGAGCGGGCGATGACCACGTTCCTGAACCTGATCGCGACCGAGCCCGAGGTGGCCAGGATCCCGATCATGATCGACAGTTCCAAGTGGACGGTGCTCGAAGCGGGCCTCAAGTGCGTGCAGGGCAAGGGGATCGTCAACTCGATCAGCCTGAAGGAAGGGGAGGGGCCCTTCCTCGAGCAGGCGCGGCGGATCCGCGACTACGGCGCCGGCGTCGTGGTGATGGCCTTCGACGAGCAGGGGCAGGCCGACACCGCCGACCGCAAGGTGGAGATCTGCGCCCGCGCCTACGACCTGCTCACCAGTGAAGCGGGTTTCCCCGCCGAGGACATCGTGTTCGACCCGAACGTGCTCGCGGTCGCCACCGGCATCTCGGAGCACAACGGCTACGCGAAGGCGTTCCTCGACGCGCTGCCCCGGATCAAGCAGCGTTGTCCCGGCGCGCACACCAGCGGCGGGATCTCGAACCTGTCGTTCTCCTTCCGCGGCAACAACGTGGTGCGCGAGGCGATGCACTCGGCGTTCCTGTTCCACGCGGTCAAGGCCGGGCTGGACATGGGCATCGTCAACGCCGGGCAGCTCGCCGTCTACCAGGACATCCCCGCAGACCTGCTGGAACTCGTCGAGGACGTGCTGTTCGACCGGCGGCCCGACGCCACCGACCGGCTGGTCACCTTCGCCGAAACGGTCAGTGGCAAGGGAACCCGCCGCGAGGTGGACCTGTCCTGGCGCGACGCACCGGTGGCGGAGCGGCTGTCGCACGCGCTCGTGCACGGCATCGTCGACTTCATCGAAGACGACACGGAGGAAGCGCGGCAGTCGCTGGCGCGTCCGCTCGAAGTGATCGAGGGGCCACTCATGGACGGGATGAAGATCGTCGGGGACCTCTTCGGCGCCGGGAAGATGTTCCTGCCGCAGGTGGTCAAGAGCGCGCGGGTGATGAAGCGCTCGGTCGCCTACCTCGAACCGTTCATGGAGGAGGAGAAGGAGCAGGCGCGGCTGGCGGGCACCCTGGTTTCCGGGCACGGCAACGGGAAGGTCGTGCTCGCCACGGTCAAGGGCGACGTGCACGACATCGGGAAGAACATCGTCGGCGTCGTGCTGGGCTGCAACAACTACGAGGTCATCGACCTCGGGGTGATGGTGCCCGCGGCGAAGATCCTGGACACCGCGGTCGCCGAGAACGCCGACGTGATCGGCCTGTCCGGGCTGATCACGCCGTCGCTCGACGAGATGGTCAACGTGGCAGGAGAAATGCAGCGCCGCGGGCTGAAGCGGCCCCTGCTGATCGGAGGTGCGACCACCTCGCGCCAGCACACCGCGGTGCGGATCGCGCCCGCCTACGACGCGACCACCGTGCACGTGCTCGACGCGTCGAGGGTGGTGGGCGTCGTTTCGGACCTGCTCGACCCCGAGCGGGCGGACGGTCTCGACGTCGCCAACCGGGCCGAGCAGGAACGCCTGCGCGAGCAGCACGCGAACCGCCAGCAGCGCGCGCTCCTGACCTACGACCAGGCTCGCGCGAACCCTGAGCGGGTCCCGTTCGACGAGCTGCCGACGCCGGAGTTCACCGGCGTCCGCACGGTGCGGCCCGCGCTCACCGAACTGCGCGAGATGATCGACTGGCAGTTCTTCTTCCTGGCGTGGGAGCTGAAGGGCAAGTACCCGGCGATCCTGGACCAGCCGGTGGCGCGCGAGCTGTTCGACGAGGGGAACGCCCTGCTCGACGAGATCATCGAGAAGGGGCAGTTCCGCGCGGAGGGCGCCTACGGCTTCTGGCCCGCGCACTCCGACGGCGACGACATCCTGCTCGAGAACGGCGTGGGATTCCCGATGCTGCGGCAGCAGACCGAAAAGCCGACGGGGAGGCCGAACCGCTGCCTCGCCGACTACGTGGCGCCGCGGGGCGATCACCTCGGCGGGTTCGCCGTGGCCATCCACGGCGCCGAAGAGCTCGCCGCGCGCTACGAGGCCGAGCACGACGACTACAAGGCGATTATGGTCAAGGCGCTGGCCGACCGGCTCGCCGAGGCGTTCGCCGAGTACCTGCACCTGCGCGCCCGCCGCGAATGGTTCGAGCCCGGTGCCGAACCGGCCCTCGAGGACCTGCACGCCGAACGCTTCCGCGGCATCCGCCCCGCGCTCGGCTACCCGGCGAGCCCGGACCACAGCCTCAAACAGGAACTGTTCGACCTGCTCGACGCGGGGGCCATCGGCATGGAGCTGACGACCTCGTTCGCGATGACCCCGGCGGCGAGCGTCAGCGGCCTGATCTTCGCGCACCCCGGTTCGCGGTACTTCACCGTCGGGCGGCTCGGCCGCGACCAGATCGAGGACTACGCGAAACGCCGCGGCCTCGACATCACCGAGGTCGAACGCTGGCTGCGGCCCAACCTCGCCTACGAGCCCGAGGGCGGCACGAGCTGA
- a CDS encoding amino acid adenylation domain-containing protein, with the protein MTPCALFEEQVARTPEAVAVEFRGEHLTYAELDARAVRLAGHLVDRGVGAGSIVGLVLPRSADLVVALLAVLKTGAAYLPIDPSYPRDRVSFILGDAGPQVVLTTAVLRGRYPAELVLDELDLTGRPAALRTADPHPASAAYVIYTSGSTGTPKGVVVTRAGLTNFLLAMRREFPLTAEDRLLAVTTIAFDIAGLELYLPLISGAAVVLAGDEEARDPDALRRTVADDRITIMQATPALWQMVLTGPSFRNVTALVGGEALPPGLASAMTAASARVVNLYGPTETTIWSSRHRVRDDAPSASLGEAIRNTRLYVLDEALRSVPEGELYIAGDGLARGYLHRPGLTATRFVADPFGPPGSRLYRTGDLVRRERTLVFLGRADHQVKIRGFRIEPGEIESVLAELPEVERAVVVAKEISAADRRLVAYLRPRPGCDLPPARSLVKHCARTLPGHMVPSVFVEVPRFPLTDNGKLDRSALPEPVWAADVARRAPRTSQEEALCRAFSELLGVGEVGIDDDFFDRGGHSLLGAQLVSRVRASHGVGMTMADLFERRTVARIATLLPAVTDAADGVGAPGSLPDAAGQRLAEWRAIHDDHYAAGGGSDLGEDFSIWTSSYDGAPIPLADMREWRATTVARIRALRPRRILEIGVGSGLLLAHLAPHCESYWATDFSAPALDRLASQLAAVPRMAAKVTLLNRAATDFTGVPAGSFDVVVVNSVVQYFPSGGYCEDVFDGCAAALRPDGELFVGDVRNLRLLDCFHAGVAAARSATGPGGPTHAALFRRNLDLERELLIDPSFFTSYATAGHAFRSAALMLKRGTAHNELTRYRYDVVLSKKDTAKTAEVPVVRWRPGNSDVDGLPWWQGTAVPAEFWVTGIPNARLAPDLAALAALTGHPRAEHDGVDPENLARAAEAAGYRVRAQPSDECDGRAFDAYFRRETAAEQDYGPSAPGPAVLARHPDRYFNDPVDGGSHQSPAEARS; encoded by the coding sequence GTGACCCCGTGCGCGCTGTTCGAGGAACAGGTCGCGCGGACGCCGGAGGCGGTCGCCGTGGAGTTCCGCGGGGAGCACCTCACCTACGCGGAGCTGGACGCGCGGGCGGTCCGCCTGGCCGGGCACCTGGTCGACCGCGGAGTGGGGGCGGGCTCGATCGTCGGGCTCGTCCTGCCCCGGTCGGCCGATCTGGTCGTCGCGCTGTTGGCGGTCCTCAAGACCGGTGCCGCGTACCTGCCGATCGATCCGTCCTACCCGCGCGACCGCGTCTCGTTCATCCTCGGCGACGCCGGACCGCAGGTCGTGCTCACCACGGCCGTGCTCCGCGGCAGGTACCCGGCGGAGCTCGTCCTCGACGAGCTGGACCTGACCGGGCGCCCCGCGGCGCTCCGCACGGCCGATCCCCACCCGGCGAGCGCCGCGTACGTGATCTACACCTCCGGTTCCACCGGCACGCCCAAGGGCGTCGTGGTCACCCGCGCCGGCCTGACGAACTTCCTGCTGGCGATGCGCCGCGAATTCCCGCTGACCGCCGAGGACCGGCTGCTGGCCGTCACCACCATCGCGTTCGACATCGCCGGTCTGGAGCTCTACCTGCCGCTGATCTCCGGGGCGGCGGTCGTGCTGGCCGGCGACGAGGAGGCGCGCGATCCGGACGCGCTCCGCCGGACGGTGGCCGACGACCGGATCACGATCATGCAGGCGACGCCCGCACTGTGGCAGATGGTCCTGACCGGCCCGTCGTTCCGGAACGTGACCGCGCTGGTCGGCGGGGAGGCGCTGCCGCCGGGACTGGCGTCCGCGATGACGGCGGCCTCGGCCCGCGTGGTGAACCTGTACGGGCCGACCGAGACCACGATCTGGTCCTCCCGGCACCGGGTCCGCGACGACGCCCCGTCGGCGTCGCTCGGTGAGGCGATCCGCAACACCCGGCTGTACGTGCTGGACGAGGCGTTGCGCTCGGTGCCGGAGGGCGAGCTGTACATCGCGGGTGACGGGCTGGCGCGCGGCTACCTCCACCGGCCAGGGCTCACCGCGACCCGGTTCGTGGCCGATCCGTTCGGGCCGCCGGGCTCGCGCCTGTACCGCACCGGCGACCTCGTCCGGCGGGAGCGGACACTGGTCTTCCTCGGCCGGGCCGACCACCAGGTGAAGATCCGGGGCTTCCGGATAGAACCGGGCGAGATCGAGTCCGTACTCGCCGAGCTGCCCGAGGTGGAACGGGCGGTGGTCGTCGCGAAGGAGATCTCAGCGGCCGACAGGCGGCTCGTCGCGTACCTGCGGCCGCGTCCCGGGTGCGACCTGCCCCCGGCCCGCTCGCTGGTGAAGCACTGCGCCAGGACACTGCCCGGCCATATGGTCCCGTCGGTTTTCGTCGAAGTACCCCGCTTCCCGTTGACGGACAACGGGAAGCTCGACCGGAGCGCACTCCCCGAACCGGTGTGGGCCGCAGACGTCGCCCGCCGCGCACCGCGCACCAGCCAGGAGGAAGCGCTCTGCCGGGCGTTCAGCGAGCTGCTCGGCGTCGGCGAGGTCGGCATCGACGACGACTTCTTCGATCGCGGCGGGCATTCCCTCCTGGGTGCCCAGTTGGTCAGCCGGGTCCGTGCGAGCCACGGCGTGGGCATGACCATGGCGGACCTGTTCGAACGCCGGACGGTGGCCCGCATCGCGACCCTGCTGCCCGCCGTGACGGACGCGGCGGACGGGGTGGGCGCCCCCGGCTCGTTACCGGACGCGGCCGGGCAGCGGCTCGCCGAGTGGCGGGCGATCCACGACGACCACTACGCCGCCGGCGGCGGATCCGACCTCGGTGAAGACTTCTCGATCTGGACCAGCAGTTACGACGGGGCGCCGATCCCGCTGGCGGACATGCGCGAATGGCGCGCGACGACGGTGGCCAGGATCCGCGCGCTGCGGCCGCGTCGGATCCTCGAAATCGGGGTCGGCAGCGGACTGCTCCTGGCCCACCTGGCACCGCACTGCGAGTCGTACTGGGCCACCGACTTCTCCGCGCCCGCTCTCGACCGGCTCGCCAGCCAGCTCGCCGCGGTGCCGCGGATGGCGGCCAAGGTCACCCTGCTCAACCGCGCTGCCACCGATTTCACCGGCGTCCCCGCCGGTTCCTTCGACGTCGTGGTGGTCAACTCGGTCGTGCAGTACTTCCCCTCCGGCGGGTACTGCGAGGACGTGTTCGACGGCTGCGCCGCCGCGCTCCGGCCCGACGGCGAGCTGTTCGTCGGGGACGTGCGGAACCTGCGGCTGCTCGACTGCTTCCACGCGGGTGTGGCTGCGGCCCGGTCCGCCACGGGACCCGGGGGCCCCACACACGCCGCCCTGTTCCGGCGGAACCTCGACCTGGAGCGGGAGCTACTCATCGATCCGTCGTTCTTCACCTCATACGCGACCGCTGGGCACGCGTTCCGCTCGGCCGCACTCATGCTGAAACGAGGTACGGCCCACAACGAGCTCACGCGCTACCGGTATGACGTCGTGCTGTCCAAGAAGGACACGGCGAAGACCGCCGAGGTCCCCGTCGTCCGGTGGCGCCCCGGCAATTCCGATGTGGACGGTCTGCCGTGGTGGCAGGGCACCGCGGTGCCCGCCGAGTTCTGGGTGACCGGGATCCCCAACGCCAGGCTGGCGCCCGATCTCGCCGCGCTGGCCGCGCTGACCGGCCATCCGCGCGCCGAGCACGACGGGGTCGACCCCGAGAACCTGGCGAGGGCGGCCGAGGCGGCGGGGTACCGGGTGCGCGCGCAGCCCTCGGACGAGTGCGACGGCCGCGCGTTCGACGCGTATTTCCGGCGAGAAACGGCGGCGGAGCAGGACTACGGGCCGAGCGCGCCGGGACCGGCGGTGCTCGCGCGGCACCCGGACCGGTATTTCAACGATCCCGTCGACGGCGGGAGCCACCAGAGCCCTGCCGAAGCTCGATCCTGA